ttgtccttttgAGTTTTGACACGAGCCTCTGTTAAGGCGGCAGCATGTTTGAGTCACCTGTGTGTCTCGACCCACAAGTGCAGGTCAGAGGTTACGATGACTTTGGGCCTCTGCTTTTCTATTCTTTTTGTCCGTTGGGTTGCTGCTTTGTTCTTCCTTTTGATACCAACCGAGTTGagcattttctcttcttttttttttttattcttttctcttttcatttttattctctttcaaaaataaagggcttttttctttttttttttcttttaaaaataaaagcaaaagacaagggaaaataaataaaaccactTGCTGTGGGCTACTACCTTCAAAGCGTAACTGGGGGTAGACAGCGGTACAAATTCGCTACAATGAATTCAGTAAATTCAATTATTTGATTTGTGAATCTTTAAACTTATTTCAATTTCATATTGGAGATAACCGAATTCATTTCACTTCCTAATTAAATTCGAAATTTGTAATGACAATGGGATTAGCCGTTTCAACGAAAAAAGATAATACgctaaataattaatttgcaaATGACTTAATTGTTTTAACTGATGAAAGATAATACACTAATATGTTAACATGAAATTCATATGCATTGTCTTGGTTATCTATGTTTAAAGCCGTAAAACAAGATTAGTAATTaatgaatataaaaataaaggttacgtattcaaatattcaataatatAAACATAAATGATGAACCAATTTTTAATTAGTATTAATtatgtttaatatttaataCTATACATATACTTATTACTAGTTAATGTAATCCTTCACTGGGACATAACCTTTGCCTATTAATAGCACGTGGCGTTTAGCCTTTCGCAAAAGTCTTggtctccctctctctctctctccctctcttgcttgGAAAGTTATGAAGGTCCCCACTTCAGCACTGATCTGGTGGAATCATATTCGACGTCGGTGCAATCAAAGCTCAACTGCACCAGCGTCGGCATCGGATGCAAAAGAAATTTCCTCcatttacacacacacacacaaaaaaaaaaaaaggacgaaAGGAGAAAAAAGGAGGAGGAGATATTATTGAGATTAAAAAGGGCGTTGTACTGGAGGAGGAACTTCCCAGATACAACAAATGGCCGTAAACCTAAGCGCAGGGGCTGGTTTGGGAACAGCTTTCGATAGCTTATTCCGAGCAGTGTTGGGAATAAGCCAGAAGTTAACCACTTTCAGTTCCTCCCTTAACAGCTTGAAGTCAACTCTCGCTTCAGTAAAGCCAATTGTTGATGATATAGAGAAGCTAAATATGGCACTGGACCGGCCGCAGCAAGAAACAGAGCTGTTCATCCATCGGTTAAGAGAAGGTGAGAAGCTTGTTGCCAAGTGCTCAACAATGAAGTCTTGGGAGTTACACAAGAAGTATTcttattccaagaaaataagTGATTTGGAAAATTCGGTCATCGGATTCTTTGAGGTGGATGTGCAAGCTCTTCTGGTGAGGGACACCAAACAAGTCTTGGTTG
The genomic region above belongs to Coffea arabica cultivar ET-39 chromosome 7c, Coffea Arabica ET-39 HiFi, whole genome shotgun sequence and contains:
- the LOC140010293 gene encoding RPW8-like protein 2; this translates as MAVNLSAGAGLGTAFDSLFRAVLGISQKLTTFSSSLNSLKSTLASVKPIVDDIEKLNMALDRPQQETELFIHRLREGEKLVAKCSTMKSWELHKKYSYSKKISDLENSVIGFFEVDVQALLVRDTKQVLVGVHDMDKKVDKVLAILKNTAAV